A stretch of the Streptomyces sp. WMMB303 genome encodes the following:
- a CDS encoding phosphodiester glycosidase family protein, whose translation MATAAALLAGLLSAGTARAAAEQHTPRPATAAIAGSRADPGPSGDGMELSRTTRPIAPGAKLTSFDRLEPDSWLRADALTLELGRTRTGTTADYLSSGKVTERRTVGDLAAEHDPGPGRRTIAALNADFFDIDETGAPLGPGLRGGKPVHSPAPGVSEAVGIGPDAAGRILDLYFEGTVTLPAGDVPLGGRNAADVAEDGIGLYDADWGGADRALTVDQDPQVTEVAVRDGDVTSVARKPGRGEIPEGVSVLLGRGDGADRLAALHPGDPVEVAYRMRTDDGSPLPRTAVGGRGVLVEDGTPQNWDGRPNNTAAPRTAVGFSKDGGTMHVLTVDGRQAASGGVTLTELARMMKKLGAYNALNLDGGGSSTLLARKPGGTALRLENAPSDGEQREVADALALTAPKGSGRLSGFWVETALDPREAATADTMPGGHPDRVFPGLTRALTAAPYDETYGPARGAPRPRWRTARPDVGRVDAQGVFRARRPGSTSVTARAGAAEGSTKLRVLGPLDRVRATTDRVGLADGDADGSFGLIGYDAQGNSAPVEPADARLSYDHALFSITADEDAADGRFTVTTRSGQESASGTVTVTVRGHTTRLGVTVGLREQPVAGFGDASDWTFSAARATGSVAPEPDGKDGGGLKLSYDFTRSTATRAAYANPPAEREIPGQPRSFTLWIRGDGSGAWPSLHLKDAAGTDQVLRGPLVEWRDWRQVTFEVPEGVAYPLTLHRFYLAETRPAAQYEGSVVLDELVARTPPDIDLPKVGRPHDPLISTAADTAGRDWRFAVMSDAQFVARDPDSEAVQQARRTLREVRAARPDFLIVNGDLVDEGTPADLAFARTVLEEELGDAVDWYYVPGNHEVMGGSIDHFVQEFGPAQRTFDHRGTRFITLDTSSLTVRGGGYAQFQELRRQLDDAARDRGIDSVTVIEHVPPRDPTPARASRLTDRMEADLLEGWLADFRSRSGKGAALVAGHVGVFDASRVDGVPYLVNGNSAKAPAAPPGAGGFTGWSLLGVDRGRPRDGDWLSVQTRAHVDALLLDAPERLSVGGQGTASATVRQGSGPTARRVPVDWPVSADWPGSQGLCVKGAVPRGRCVASYDPADGTLTGRRPGTVTLAVLVNGERAAQRVTVSR comes from the coding sequence CCGGTACGGCCCGGGCCGCGGCGGAGCAGCACACGCCCCGGCCGGCCACGGCCGCCATCGCCGGAAGCCGGGCCGACCCCGGTCCGTCCGGCGACGGCATGGAACTCTCCCGCACCACCCGGCCCATCGCACCGGGTGCGAAGCTCACCTCCTTCGACCGGCTCGAACCGGACAGCTGGCTGCGCGCGGACGCGCTCACCCTCGAGCTGGGCCGGACCCGGACCGGTACGACGGCCGACTACCTCTCCTCCGGCAAGGTCACCGAACGCCGGACGGTCGGCGACCTGGCCGCCGAGCACGATCCCGGACCGGGACGCCGCACCATCGCCGCGCTCAACGCCGACTTCTTCGACATCGACGAGACCGGCGCCCCGCTCGGCCCCGGCCTCCGCGGCGGCAAGCCCGTCCATTCCCCCGCGCCCGGGGTCTCCGAGGCCGTCGGCATCGGGCCGGACGCGGCGGGCCGCATCCTGGACCTGTACTTCGAGGGCACCGTCACCCTCCCGGCGGGCGACGTACCGCTCGGCGGCCGGAACGCCGCAGATGTCGCGGAGGACGGCATCGGGCTGTACGACGCGGACTGGGGCGGCGCCGACCGGGCGCTGACGGTCGACCAGGATCCCCAGGTCACGGAGGTGGCCGTGCGGGACGGCGACGTCACCTCGGTGGCCCGGAAGCCCGGCAGGGGCGAGATCCCGGAGGGGGTGAGCGTCCTGCTGGGCCGGGGCGACGGCGCCGACCGGCTCGCCGCGCTGCACCCCGGCGACCCGGTCGAGGTGGCCTACCGGATGCGCACCGACGACGGTTCCCCGCTGCCGCGCACGGCAGTCGGCGGCCGCGGCGTGCTGGTCGAGGACGGCACTCCGCAGAACTGGGACGGCAGGCCGAACAACACGGCGGCACCGCGCACCGCCGTCGGCTTCTCCAAGGACGGCGGCACGATGCACGTGCTGACGGTGGACGGCAGGCAGGCGGCCTCGGGCGGGGTGACGCTGACCGAACTCGCCCGGATGATGAAGAAGCTGGGCGCCTACAACGCCCTCAACCTGGACGGCGGCGGCTCCTCCACCCTGCTGGCCCGGAAGCCGGGCGGCACCGCTCTCCGGTTGGAGAACGCGCCCTCCGACGGCGAGCAGCGGGAGGTCGCGGACGCGCTGGCGCTGACGGCGCCGAAGGGGTCGGGCCGACTGTCCGGCTTCTGGGTGGAGACGGCCCTCGACCCGCGCGAGGCGGCCACCGCCGACACCATGCCGGGCGGCCACCCCGACCGCGTCTTCCCCGGGCTGACGCGGGCACTGACCGCCGCCCCGTACGACGAGACCTACGGCCCGGCCCGGGGCGCGCCGCGCCCCCGCTGGCGGACGGCGCGGCCGGACGTCGGCCGGGTGGACGCGCAGGGCGTCTTCCGGGCCCGCCGACCGGGCAGCACCTCGGTCACCGCCCGCGCCGGCGCCGCCGAGGGCAGCACGAAGCTGCGGGTCCTGGGGCCGCTGGACCGGGTACGTGCGACGACGGACCGGGTGGGCCTGGCGGACGGCGACGCCGACGGGTCGTTCGGGCTGATCGGATACGACGCGCAGGGCAACAGCGCACCGGTCGAGCCCGCGGACGCACGACTGTCCTACGACCACGCGCTCTTCTCGATCACCGCGGACGAGGACGCCGCCGACGGCAGGTTCACGGTCACGACCCGCTCCGGACAGGAGTCCGCGTCCGGCACGGTGACCGTCACCGTACGGGGGCACACCACCCGGCTGGGCGTCACCGTGGGGTTGCGCGAGCAGCCGGTGGCCGGCTTCGGCGACGCGTCCGACTGGACGTTCAGCGCGGCCCGGGCCACCGGCTCGGTGGCCCCCGAACCGGACGGCAAGGACGGTGGCGGGCTCAAACTGAGCTACGACTTCACCCGCTCGACGGCCACCCGTGCCGCCTACGCGAACCCGCCCGCCGAGCGGGAGATCCCCGGGCAGCCGCGCAGCTTCACGCTGTGGATCAGAGGGGACGGTTCGGGTGCCTGGCCCTCGCTGCACCTCAAGGACGCGGCGGGCACCGACCAGGTGCTGCGTGGCCCGCTGGTGGAGTGGCGGGACTGGCGCCAGGTCACCTTCGAGGTTCCCGAGGGGGTTGCGTATCCGCTCACGCTGCACCGCTTCTACCTCGCCGAGACCCGGCCCGCCGCACAGTACGAGGGTTCGGTGGTGCTGGACGAGCTGGTCGCCAGGACGCCGCCGGACATCGACCTGCCGAAGGTCGGGCGGCCGCACGATCCGCTGATCTCGACGGCCGCGGACACCGCCGGGCGCGACTGGCGGTTCGCGGTGATGTCGGACGCGCAGTTCGTCGCCCGCGATCCGGACAGCGAGGCCGTGCAGCAGGCACGCCGGACCCTGCGCGAGGTCCGCGCCGCCCGGCCCGACTTTCTGATCGTCAACGGGGATCTGGTGGACGAGGGAACCCCCGCGGACCTGGCGTTCGCGCGCACGGTGCTGGAGGAGGAGCTGGGGGACGCGGTCGACTGGTACTACGTGCCGGGGAACCACGAGGTGATGGGCGGTTCGATCGACCACTTCGTCCAGGAGTTCGGGCCCGCGCAGCGCACGTTCGACCACCGCGGCACGCGGTTCATCACGCTGGACACCTCGTCGCTGACGGTGCGGGGCGGCGGCTACGCCCAGTTCCAGGAGCTGCGCCGGCAGTTGGACGACGCCGCACGGGACCGCGGCATCGACTCCGTCACCGTCATCGAGCATGTACCGCCGCGCGATCCCACTCCGGCGCGGGCCAGCCGGCTCACGGACCGGATGGAGGCCGACCTGCTGGAGGGCTGGCTGGCCGACTTCCGGTCCCGTTCGGGCAAGGGCGCGGCCCTGGTGGCGGGCCATGTCGGCGTCTTCGACGCCTCCCGGGTGGACGGTGTCCCGTATCTGGTGAACGGGAACTCGGCCAAGGCTCCGGCCGCTCCGCCGGGTGCGGGCGGCTTCACGGGCTGGTCGCTGCTGGGCGTGGACCGGGGTCGGCCGCGCGACGGTGACTGGCTCTCGGTGCAGACCCGCGCCCACGTGGACGCGCTGCTGCTGGACGCGCCCGAGCGGCTCTCGGTGGGCGGGCAGGGCACCGCGTCGGCGACCGTGCGGCAGGGCAGCGGGCCGACGGCACGCCGGGTTCCGGTCGACTGGCCGGTGAGCGCGGACTGGCCCGGCTCGCAGGGGCTGTGCGTGAAGGGCGCGGTGCCCCGCGGACGCTGTGTGGCCTCCTACGATCCGGCGGACGGCACGCTGACCGGGCGCAGACCGGGCACGGTCACCCTTGCGGTGCTGGTCAACGGGGAGCGGGCTGCACAGCGGGTGACCGTCAGCCGATGA
- a CDS encoding TerC family protein translates to MDISMTTWALTIVGLSALIAVDFFIGGRKPHEVSLKEAGIWTTVWIVLAALFGLGLFLFGNGQASGEFFAGFITEKSLSVDNLFVFVLIMAKFAVPSIYQQRVLMVGVLIALVLRGAFIAAGAAIISTFSWVFFLFGAFLIWTAWKLVQEARSGDDEEEFEENRLLKAVERRFPSTDKYHGTKLFVVENGKRLMTPMLIVMLAIGTTDVLFALDSIPAIFGLTQDPYIVFTANAFALMGLRQLYFLIGGLLQKLVHLSYGLSIILGFIGVKLVLHALHETGVHVPEISIPVSLGVICAVLIITTITSLAASRKQARAAAEAEHDERTRTGS, encoded by the coding sequence ATGGACATATCCATGACCACCTGGGCGCTGACCATCGTCGGCCTGTCCGCCCTCATCGCGGTGGACTTCTTCATCGGCGGCCGCAAGCCGCACGAGGTCTCCCTCAAGGAGGCCGGTATCTGGACGACCGTCTGGATCGTCCTCGCCGCGCTCTTCGGACTCGGCCTCTTCCTCTTCGGGAACGGCCAGGCGTCCGGCGAGTTCTTCGCGGGCTTCATCACCGAGAAGTCCCTGAGCGTCGACAACCTCTTCGTCTTCGTGCTGATCATGGCGAAGTTCGCGGTGCCCTCGATCTACCAGCAGCGGGTGCTGATGGTCGGTGTGCTCATCGCCCTGGTGCTGCGCGGTGCCTTCATCGCCGCCGGGGCCGCGATCATCTCCACCTTCTCCTGGGTCTTCTTCCTCTTCGGTGCCTTCCTGATCTGGACGGCGTGGAAGCTCGTCCAGGAGGCCCGCTCCGGTGACGACGAGGAGGAGTTCGAGGAGAACCGGCTGCTCAAGGCCGTCGAGCGGCGCTTCCCCTCGACGGACAAGTACCACGGCACCAAGCTGTTCGTCGTCGAGAACGGCAAGCGGCTGATGACGCCCATGCTGATCGTCATGCTGGCGATCGGCACCACCGACGTGCTGTTCGCGCTGGACTCCATTCCGGCGATCTTCGGCCTCACCCAGGACCCGTACATCGTCTTCACCGCCAACGCGTTCGCCCTGATGGGCCTGCGGCAGCTCTACTTCCTGATCGGCGGCCTGCTGCAGAAGCTGGTGCACCTCTCCTACGGGCTCTCGATCATCCTCGGCTTCATCGGCGTCAAGCTGGTGCTGCACGCGCTGCACGAGACCGGGGTCCATGTTCCGGAGATCAGCATCCCGGTGTCGCTGGGCGTCATCTGCGCCGTGCTGATCATCACGACGATCACCTCACTGGCGGCCTCCCGCAAGCAGGCACGGGCCGCGGCGGAGGCCGAGCACGACGAGCGGACCCGCACCGGTTCCTGA